The Austwickia sp. genome includes a region encoding these proteins:
- a CDS encoding RidA family protein, translating into MGRIEERLAELGLTVPPVNPPVAAYVPALRDGRYVYVSGQLPLAGGAMAATGPVGEGPDAVSPEQAKEMAATCALNAIAACQSVVGDLDAVERVVKLVGFVASEPGFTGQPGVINGASELMKDVFGEAGAHARSAVGVLALPLGASVEVEAIFAVRD; encoded by the coding sequence GTGGGCCGGATCGAGGAGCGCCTGGCGGAGCTGGGCCTGACCGTGCCGCCGGTGAATCCGCCCGTCGCGGCGTACGTTCCCGCCCTGCGCGACGGCCGCTACGTGTACGTCTCGGGCCAGCTGCCGCTGGCGGGCGGCGCCATGGCGGCGACCGGACCCGTGGGGGAGGGCCCGGACGCGGTCAGCCCCGAGCAGGCCAAGGAGATGGCCGCCACCTGCGCGCTCAACGCCATCGCCGCCTGCCAGAGCGTGGTCGGCGACCTCGACGCCGTGGAACGGGTGGTCAAGCTCGTCGGGTTCGTCGCGAGCGAGCCCGGGTTCACCGGCCAGCCCGGCGTGATCAACGGCGCCTCCGAACTGATGAAGGACGTCTTCGGCGAGGCGGGCGCCCACGCCCGCAGCGCTGTCGGGGTGCTGGCGCTGCCCCTCGGCGCGTCCGTCGAGGTCGAGGCGATCTTCGCGGTGCGGGACTGA
- a CDS encoding AAA family ATPase, which translates to MSDDVPTTGSGAPEGSAESSTPDWPDVRLHVVTGKGGTGKTTVAAALALTLASTGRKVLVAEVEGRQGISQALDVPPLAFEERPIMKVSGGGEVWGMAVDAKAALIEYLAIFYHLGRAGRALEKVGAIDFATTIAPGVRDVLLIGKVYEAVRRRGARPRPDGGIDWQYDAVVLDAPPTGRVGRFLGVNREVADLAKVGPIRAQADSITAMLRSGSSAVHIVTLLEEMPVQETVDAVAELRAAQLPVGGIIVNQARDPLLDPKELSALAAGHVDRAGVGAALRRSGAYPGDDGSGHATDRDDWSESCLDALLAEGGAHAERMRLEDEQFAVVESLGRPVYVLPPLRGGVDADGVRILAQELADQGRW; encoded by the coding sequence ATGTCGGACGACGTCCCCACGACCGGTTCTGGCGCGCCCGAGGGCAGCGCCGAGAGTTCGACCCCCGACTGGCCCGACGTGCGGTTGCACGTGGTGACCGGCAAGGGCGGCACCGGCAAGACGACGGTCGCCGCAGCGCTGGCGCTGACGCTGGCCAGCACGGGCCGCAAGGTCCTCGTGGCCGAGGTCGAGGGTCGGCAGGGGATCTCGCAGGCCCTCGACGTACCGCCATTGGCGTTCGAGGAACGCCCGATCATGAAGGTGTCGGGCGGCGGCGAGGTCTGGGGCATGGCGGTCGACGCGAAGGCCGCCCTCATCGAGTACCTCGCGATCTTCTACCACCTGGGCCGCGCCGGCCGGGCGCTCGAGAAGGTGGGCGCGATCGACTTCGCCACGACGATCGCCCCCGGCGTCCGGGACGTGCTGCTCATCGGCAAGGTCTACGAGGCCGTACGCCGTCGCGGGGCGCGACCGCGGCCCGACGGCGGGATCGACTGGCAGTACGACGCGGTCGTGCTCGACGCCCCGCCGACCGGCCGGGTGGGCCGCTTCCTCGGGGTGAACCGCGAGGTCGCCGACCTGGCCAAGGTCGGTCCGATCCGGGCGCAGGCCGACTCCATCACCGCCATGTTGCGCTCGGGCTCCAGCGCCGTGCACATCGTCACCCTGCTGGAAGAGATGCCCGTGCAGGAGACCGTGGACGCCGTGGCGGAGCTCCGCGCGGCGCAGCTGCCGGTGGGCGGGATCATCGTGAACCAGGCGCGCGACCCGCTGCTTGATCCGAAGGAGCTGTCGGCCCTCGCCGCCGGTCACGTCGACCGGGCCGGCGTCGGGGCGGCGCTGCGCCGCTCGGGCGCCTACCCCGGCGACGACGGGTCCGGGCACGCCACCGACCGCGACGACTGGAGCGAGTCCTGCCTGGACGCCCTGCTCGCCGAGGGCGGCGCGCACGCCGAGCGGATGCGGCTGGAGGACGAGCAGTTCGCGGTCGTCGAGTCGCTGGGGCGGCCGGTGTACGTCCTGCCGCCCCTGCGCGGCGGCGTCGACGCGGACGGCGTTCGCATCCTCGCCCAGGAACTCGCCGATCAAGGAAGGTGGTGA
- a CDS encoding ArsA family ATPase, translated as MTTHAAKRPGQPGRSLSSAAPALDMDALLRDTSTGILVCCGAGGVGKTTTAAALGLRAAEQGRHVVVLTIDPARRLAQSLGLVELDNTPRAVAGIDTSAGGSLDAMMLDMKRTFDEIVEAHASPEKAEQILANPFYVALSSSFAGTQEYMAMEKLGQLHDMRGPDGRPRWDLVVVDTPPSRSALDFLDAPERLGSFLDGRFIRLLLAPAKASGRAYVKVVQAGMNLAASTLDKILGSQLLGDLQTLVAALDSVFGGFRQRATQTYALLQDSGTAFLVVASPERDALREAGYFMDRLAADRMPLAGVIVNRMGRTTLTLDADVADRGASRLEAASAGAGPRGATAEHVAAALLRIHATRDALAERHRAAAKRLSDAHPGVPVAQVPAAATDVHDLDGLRTIGAELAGWARA; from the coding sequence ATGACCACGCACGCCGCCAAACGTCCCGGTCAACCGGGCCGGTCCCTGTCGTCGGCCGCCCCCGCGCTGGACATGGACGCGCTGCTACGCGACACCAGCACCGGCATCCTCGTGTGCTGCGGCGCCGGCGGGGTCGGGAAGACGACCACCGCCGCCGCGCTCGGCCTGCGCGCCGCGGAGCAGGGCCGGCACGTCGTGGTGCTGACCATCGACCCGGCCCGCCGGCTCGCCCAGTCCCTCGGCCTGGTGGAGCTCGACAACACCCCGCGCGCCGTCGCCGGGATTGACACCTCGGCCGGCGGTTCTCTCGACGCCATGATGCTCGACATGAAGCGCACCTTCGACGAGATCGTCGAGGCGCACGCCTCCCCCGAGAAGGCGGAGCAGATCCTGGCCAACCCCTTCTACGTGGCCCTGTCCAGCTCGTTCGCGGGCACGCAGGAGTACATGGCGATGGAGAAGCTCGGGCAGCTGCACGATATGCGCGGCCCGGACGGCCGGCCGCGCTGGGACCTGGTCGTGGTCGACACCCCGCCGAGCCGCTCGGCGCTGGACTTCCTCGACGCCCCCGAGCGGCTGGGCAGCTTCCTCGACGGGCGGTTCATCCGGTTGCTGCTCGCGCCGGCGAAGGCGAGCGGTCGGGCCTACGTCAAGGTCGTCCAGGCGGGGATGAACCTCGCCGCGTCGACGCTGGACAAGATCCTCGGCTCGCAGTTGCTGGGCGACCTGCAGACGCTGGTGGCCGCGCTCGACTCCGTGTTCGGCGGCTTCCGGCAGCGCGCCACGCAGACCTATGCGCTGCTGCAGGACTCCGGCACGGCGTTCCTCGTGGTCGCCTCGCCGGAGCGCGACGCCCTGCGCGAGGCGGGCTACTTCATGGACCGGCTTGCCGCGGACCGGATGCCGCTGGCCGGCGTGATCGTGAACCGGATGGGGCGGACGACGCTCACGCTCGACGCCGACGTGGCCGACCGGGGCGCCAGCCGACTCGAGGCCGCCAGCGCCGGCGCGGGTCCGCGGGGCGCGACCGCCGAGCACGTCGCGGCGGCGCTGCTGCGCATCCACGCCACGCGGGACGCGCTGGCCGAACGGCATCGCGCGGCAGCCAAGCGCCTGTCCGACGCCCACCCCGGGGTTCCGGTCGCCCAGGTGCCGGCGGCGGCCACCGACGTGCACGACCTCGACGGGCTGCGGACCATCGGCGCCGAGCTGGCCGGCTGGGCCAGGGCGTAG
- a CDS encoding WhiB family transcriptional regulator, with protein sequence MNREQRTTWTVEWTPLAACRTSAPDALFVQGAAQQQAKQICQRCPVVAECLADALDNRTEFGVWGGMTERERRAMLRRHPNIRSFRALFEADRLGETSATA encoded by the coding sequence ATGAACCGCGAGCAGCGGACCACGTGGACCGTCGAGTGGACGCCGCTGGCGGCCTGCCGTACGTCGGCGCCCGACGCTCTGTTCGTCCAGGGCGCCGCCCAGCAGCAGGCCAAGCAGATCTGCCAGCGCTGCCCCGTCGTCGCCGAATGCCTCGCGGACGCCCTCGACAACCGGACCGAGTTCGGGGTGTGGGGCGGCATGACCGAGCGGGAGCGCCGCGCCATGCTGCGGCGCCACCCCAACATCCGGTCCTTCCGGGCGCTCTTCGAGGCCGACCGGCTCGGCGAGACCTCGGCCACCGCCTGA